One window of the Delphinus delphis chromosome 20, mDelDel1.2, whole genome shotgun sequence genome contains the following:
- the TPPP3 gene encoding tubulin polymerization-promoting protein family member 3 has protein sequence MAASTDVAGLEESFRKFAIHGDPKASGHELNGKNWAKLCKDCKVADGKAVTGTDVDIVFSKVKGKSARVINYEEFKKALEELAPKRFKGKSKEEAFDAICQLVAGKEPANVGVTKAKTGGAVERLTDTSKYTGSHKERFDESGKGKGIAGRQDILDDSGYVSAYKNAGTYDAKVKK, from the exons ATGGCAGCGAGCACAGATGTGGCTGGGCTGGAGGAAAGCTTCCGCAAGTTTGCCATCCATGGTGATCCCAAGGCCAGTGGGCACGAGCTGAATGGCAAGAACTGGGCCAAGCTGTGCAAGGACTGCAAGGTGGCTGACGGAAAGGCTGTGACAGGGACCGATGTCGACATCGTCTTCTCCAAAGTCAA GGGGAAGTCTGCCCGGGTCATCAACTATGAGGAGTTCAAGAAGGCCCTAGAAGAGCTGGCACCCAAGCGATTCAAGGGGAAGAGCAAGGAGGAGGCCTTTGATGCCATCTGCCAGCTGGTGGCAGGCAAGGAACCAGCCAATGTGGGTGTTACT aaagcaaaaacaggGGGTGCTGTGGAACGCCTGACTGACACCAGCAAGTACACGGGCTCCCACAAGGAACGCTTCGATGAGAGCGGCAAGGGCAAGGGCATTGCTGGGCGGCAGGACATCCTGGATGACAGTGGCTATGTGAGTGCCTACAAGAATGCAGGTACCTATGATGCCAAGGTGAAGAAGTGA